The following DNA comes from Cedecea neteri.
GGAGATCAGTGAATCTCCGGTTGGGCACCTGCTGCTGAGCTGCATGTTGCCCGTTCAGCCCACCCGGCTTAGCGACACCGACACACTCACGGTGCTGCTGCAGGCCAATTTGCTGGGGATGGATTATCCCCCGGTGCTCACCGGGCTGCTGCCCGACCAGCAGCAGGTTGTGCAGTGGAGTAGCCTGCCGTTCCATCAACTGGAGCCGGAAGTGCTGAAGCGGCTATTTAACCGTTTTGCGCAGCAGGCCGAAAAGCTGGCCGCGTGGTTAGTGTAAAAGCGGTCTCCACGTTTTAGCCGCCCCTGTGCGGTTAAAACGTTTTTCTGAATGCACCTCCCAGAAGAGGCAAAAAACGGCAGGGTCAGGGGAGTAAAAGTAAAACAATAGTGGCTGTTTATACAGTATCTCGTCATAATTCGGGCCACAGACGCCGTTCTGTGACTTAAATTATTCAGAGAAAGAAGTGAAGTTATGGCTTTGTCGTCGGCGCAAAAAGCGCAAATCGGTGCCTGGTATAAGGCGTTACAGCAGCAGATCCCGGATTTTATTCCGCGAGCGCCTCAGCGGCAGATGATCGCCGAGGTGGCGAAGACCCTTGCCGGTGAAGAAGGGCGGCACCTGGCTATTGAAGCGCCGACCGGCGTCGGCAAAACCCTCTCTTACCTGATCCCCGGCATTGCTATTGCCAGAGGGGATCAGAAAACCCTGGTGGTCAGCACCGCCAACGTAGCGCTGCAGGACCAGATTTACAGCAAAGACCTGCCGCTGCTGCGCAAAATCATTCCCGACCTGAAGTTTACCGCCGCCTTTGGGCGTGGGCGTTATGTGTGCCCGCGCAACCTGGCCGCTCTGGCGACCGACAATTTTACGCAGGGCGATCTGCTGGCGTTTCTGGACGATGAGATGTCGCCTACCAGCAAAGCCGAACAGCAGCGCTGCGCCAAACTTAAAGCCAGCCTCGACGGCTATAAATGGGATGGGCTGCGGGATCACACCGATGAGGCGATTGACGACGATCTCTGGCGGCGGCTAAGCACCGATAAAGCCAGCTGTCTGGGGCGAAACTGCCACTGGTATAAAGAGTGCCCGTTCTTTGTGGCGCGCCGGGAAATCGACGAAGCGGAAGTGGTCGTGGCTAACCACGCGCTGGTGATGGCGGCGCTGGAAAGCGATGCGGTGCTGCCGGAGGCGAAAAATCTGCTGCTGGTGCTGGACGAAGGCCATCATCTGGCGGACGTAGCCCGTGACGCGCTGGAAATGAGCGCGGAGATAACGCCGGGCTACAGCCGCCTGCAGCTCGACCTGTTCAGCAAGCTGGTGGAAACCTGCATGGCGCAGTTCCGGCCCAAAAGCCCGCCGCCGCTGACCGTGCCGGAACGCCTGACCAATCACTGCGACGAAGTGTACGAGCTGCTGCAGTCGTTTAACGCGATCGTTAGCCTTTGGCTGCCGGGGGAACGGGAAGGCGAACACCGCTTTGAAATGGGCGTCCTGCCCGAAGAGATCATGGTGATTTGCCAGCGCCTCGCGAAACTGATGGAGGCGCTGCGCGGCCTGTCGGAAGCGTTGCTTAACGATCTTAGCGAAAAAACGGCCAGCCACGATATCGTGCGTTTGCACCGGGCTCTGCTGCAAATGAACCGGGCGTTAGGCTTCTTTGAAGCGCAGAGTAAGCTGTGGAAGCTGGCGGCGATGGAGCAGGCCTCCGGTGCGCCGGTGTCGAAGTGGGTGACGCGCGAAGTTCGCGAGGGGCAGCCGCATTTGTTCTTCCACTGCGTGGGGATCCGCGTCAGCGATCAGCTGGAGAAAATGCTGTGGCGCAAAGTGCCGCATGTGATTGTGACATCCGCCACGCTGCGCTCGCTCAACCGCTTTGACCGCCTGCAGGAGATGAGCGGTCTGCGCGAGAAAGCGGGCGACCGGTTTATCCATCTGGACTCGCCGTTTAACCATATTGAGCAGGGGAAAATCGTTATCCCCAAAATGCGCTTTGAGCCGCTGATGGAGCACGAGGCGCAGCACATTGCCGAGATGGCCGCCTTCTTCAGGGCGCAGCTGGCGAAAGGCGAACATAAAGCGATGCTGGTGCTGTTCGCCAGCGGCCGCGCCATGCAGCAGTTTTTAACCCACGTTACCGATCTGCGGCTGATGCTGCTGGTGCAGGGCGATCAGCCCCGTTACCGGCTGGTGGAGCTGCATCGCCAGCGCGTTCAGGCCGGGGAAACCAGCGTGCTGATTGGCCTGCAATCTTTTGCCGAGGGGCTGGATTTGAAAGGCGAGCTGCTGACCCAGGTGCACATTCATAAGATTGCCTTCCCGCCGGTAGACAGCCCGGTGGTGGTCACCGAAGGGGAGTGGCTGAAAAGCCTCAACCGCTATCCTTTTGAAGTGCAGAGTTTACCCAGCGCCTCTTTTAATCTGATTCAACAAGTTGGGCGTTTAATTCGCAGCCACGCCTGCTATGGTGAGATAGTCATTTACGACCGCCGCCTGCTGAGTAAACGCTACGGCGAGCGTCTGCTGGCCGCGCTGCCGGTGTTCCCGATTGAACAGCCCGACGCGCCGGAAGCAAAAGTGATAATAACGACGCCGAAACACACTGTACGGCGCAAACGTGTGAGCAAGAAATAGCAAGGAGAGTCTGAATGGACTATCGCAAAATCATTAAAGAAATTGGTCGTGGGAAAAACCACGCCAGAGATCTCGATTTTGATACCGCGCGAGGGCTGTATAGCCACATGCTGAAGGGCGAAGTGCCTGAGCTTGAGCTGGGCGGGGTGCTGATTGCCCTGCGTATTAAGGGCGAAGGCGAAGCGGAGATGCTCGGTTTTTATGAGGCGATGAAGCAGCATGTCATTACGCTCACGCCGCCTTCTGGCAAGCCGATGCCGATTGTCATTCCTTCCTATAACGGCGCCCGTAAGCAGGCTAACCTCACGCCGCTGTTGGCGCTTTTGCTCAATAAACTTGGCTACCCCGTTGTGGTTCACGGCGTGAGTGAAGATCCCACCCGAGTGCTGACGGAAACTATTTTTACGCTGCTGGGCATTGAGCCGACCCGCCATGCCGGGCAGGCGCAGGCGAAGCTTGAATCTCATCATCCCGTCTATCTGCCGATCGGCGCGCTTTGCCCGCCGATGGAAAATCAGCTGGCTATGCGCTGGCGTATGGGCGTGCGTAACAGCGCGCACACACTGGCGAAACTGGCCACCCCGTTTGAGGAGAATGCCGCGCTGCGTTTGGCGAGCGTTTCTCACCCGGAATATGTCCCGAAAGTGGCGAAGTTTTTTGCGGATATCGGCGGGCGTGGGCTGTTAATGCACGGCACGGAAGGTGAAGTGTATGCCAACCCGCTGCGCTGCCCGCAAATAACGCTGATTGATGGGCAGGGCACCCGTATCGTGAGCGAGCGGCAAGCCGAACATGAAGGTGTTGCGCTGCCATCAGGCAAAGATCCTGAAGTTACCGCCCGCTGGATTGAGCGCTGCGTGGCGGGCGTTGAGCCGGTGCCGCAGTCGCTGAAAATTCAGATGGCCTGTTGCCTGGTTGCCACCGGAGAGGCTGCAACGCTTGAGGCCGGCCTGGCGCGGGTTGCCGAAGTTTTCTGAATACTAAACAAAAAAAAGCCCGCGACAGGCATCGCGGGCAAACAAGGGTAACATCAGGGTTAAACAAGGGTAGTGCAATCAAGGCCGATGAGGGTACCAGCCTTGATGAGGGTATGACTTGAGCGCGGGATTATTTGTAGATAACCGCGGTGCCGCTCATTTGGCCTTCGGTGTTAGCAGAGGTGATCGCGTAAGAGCTTGCGCCGGCGGCTTCTGCTTTAGCGGCCAGTTTTGCTTCCAGGCCGTCCAGAGTTGTTGCGCCAGTGGCGGAAACAACGCCAATTTTATTCAGGTTTTGCGCCTGGGCTTCGTTTACGGATTGGGCAGCGAAAGCACCGAAAGACAGAGTAGAAAGAGCAATTGCAGCTACAGCATATTTGATGGTTTTCATGGCTAAATTCTCGCAGGTTGTTCTGTTAAGGTGACGTTGTTCCGTCGATGTGATTATGGTCACACTTTTCTGCGGAAGAATAAATCGAAGAGAATTGACGACCTTAATCAAAAAAATTGAATTAGTTATAACGTATTGAAATAAATAGTGATTACGGGGTAAATAGTTTCACTGCGTGACGTTAACCCTGGAAACACTTAGTTTGCGCACATTTTGCTACTCTTTTTGTCAACGCTGGTCTTACCTGATGAGCAATCGCTTGCGCCTCTTTTTCAGCCTGATGTTGATGATTTGCGCAGTAAGCTGGCGGGGAAGCTTTTATACTGTTGTCTTTCCTTTTTAACCCGACGGATGAGGTTCGATGGAGATAAAGCTGCACTCCAACGCCACAACAACGCCGCGTACGCGAAAGTACATTCAGGAGTCCGCGAAAACGGACGGTGAGCTGGCGGAGGAGCTGAACATTTCTGTCGATACCGTTCGGCGCTGGCGTAAACGCGACGACTGTTACGACAAATCTCACCGACCGAATACCATTCATCGCGCATTAAGCCACGAGCAGGAGTCGATGCTGGTGTTTCTGCGCGTGCGCCTGGCGCTTTCCCTGGATGAACTTCTCGAAGCCGCTCGTTTGCTGATTCAGCAGGGGATTTCCCGCGCTAGTGTCAGCCGTATGCTGCAAAACTGGCAGCAGTCGCGCATGGCTAAACCGACGCTCAGCCAGACGCCGGGTCATATTGTGCTGGATAGCTTCCCGCTGCCGGAAATCATTAGCCATAAGCAAGGTGAACTGCTGGTGTTCAGCGAAAGAACCTCGGGGTATATGGCCGTTGCGCTACGTGAGCGCGGCAGTGAAGAGGTTCCTGAGCCGTTGGTGGGCTTTCTACGGGAGGGGTTGCCGCTGACCGTGCTTTCCTTAACGGCGAAATCCTGCCCGTTTACGCAGAAGCTTGCCGGAGCGCTGGATGTGCCTTTACATGCGGCGGCGCAGGAGAACTGGCTGGAAAAAGCCGGGCAGGGCAACTACCAGCAGCCGCTGGAGACGCTACTTAACGGCGAGCGCTTTGATAAGCGGCTGGGGCTAGGGGCAGTGCTGCTGGAGTTTGAGGATCTGCTCAATAAAAGGATTATTCGCAGCCGGCTGAAAAACCTGACGCCCGAAGCGTGGTTGAAGCTTCATCATCCCAATCGTTAGAGCGCCCCTTCGGGCGCTTAATTCATGGCAACGCTATTTCCCCTCACACAGAGACAGGAAATACTGCGTCAGCAAATGCGCGGGGCGGCCGCTGGCCTGGGTGAATTTCCCTCGCGACAGCGCGGTACCGCTGACGTCCAGATGCGCCCACGGACGCTGGTGGCAGAACTTACTCAGGAACTGGGCGGCGGATACCGCAATGGCGGCGTTGTTGGGCGGCGTGTTGGTGTAGTCGGCAATCGCACTTTTGACCTGGCCGTCAAAGCTTTCGTCCAGCGGCAGCGGCCAGACGCGATCCTGGGTCAGGTTACCCGCCTGCTGCAGGCGCTGGCTTAGGGCTTCATTGTTACTCATCAACCCTGAAATATCGTAGCCCAGCGCTTTGACTACCGCGCCGGTCAGCGTGGCAACGTCAATCATTTCGGCGGGCTTAAAACGTGCTGCGGCATAGCTGAGCGCGTCGGCGAGAACCAGTCGGCCTTCGGCATCGGTATTAATGATTTCCACGCTGGCACCTGCGTGGGAGCGCACGACGTCACCCGGCATCATTGCTGTGCTACCGGGCATGTTTTCCGCCAGCGCCATAACGGCCACGACGTTAATGGGCAGGTTAAGGCGCTTCACCGTTTCCATCATGCCGAATACCACCGCCGCACCGCACATGTCGTATTTCATGGTGCGCATGCCTTCGCCTTCTTTCAGCCACATGCCGCCGGTATCAAAGGTGATCCCTTTCCCTATGAGAGCATATACCGGCGATTCTTCGTGAGCACCCTGCCAGCGTAGCGTCACCAGCCGGGGAGGGTTGACGCTGCCTTTACCCGTGGCGTGCAGGCAGCCGAGGCCGTGGTCAAAAATAGCCTGCTCATCCAGAATCTCACACTGGGTTTGCGGGTGCTGGCTGGCCCAGGTTTCTGCCT
Coding sequences within:
- a CDS encoding CesT family type III secretion system chaperone, yielding MPAPSKLAQILQPLLTDELGQRVELENAEGYSVELGEGVTLEISESPVGHLLLSCMLPVQPTRLSDTDTLTVLLQANLLGMDYPPVLTGLLPDQQQVVQWSSLPFHQLEPEVLKRLFNRFAQQAEKLAAWLV
- the dinG gene encoding ATP-dependent DNA helicase DinG, which translates into the protein MALSSAQKAQIGAWYKALQQQIPDFIPRAPQRQMIAEVAKTLAGEEGRHLAIEAPTGVGKTLSYLIPGIAIARGDQKTLVVSTANVALQDQIYSKDLPLLRKIIPDLKFTAAFGRGRYVCPRNLAALATDNFTQGDLLAFLDDEMSPTSKAEQQRCAKLKASLDGYKWDGLRDHTDEAIDDDLWRRLSTDKASCLGRNCHWYKECPFFVARREIDEAEVVVANHALVMAALESDAVLPEAKNLLLVLDEGHHLADVARDALEMSAEITPGYSRLQLDLFSKLVETCMAQFRPKSPPPLTVPERLTNHCDEVYELLQSFNAIVSLWLPGEREGEHRFEMGVLPEEIMVICQRLAKLMEALRGLSEALLNDLSEKTASHDIVRLHRALLQMNRALGFFEAQSKLWKLAAMEQASGAPVSKWVTREVREGQPHLFFHCVGIRVSDQLEKMLWRKVPHVIVTSATLRSLNRFDRLQEMSGLREKAGDRFIHLDSPFNHIEQGKIVIPKMRFEPLMEHEAQHIAEMAAFFRAQLAKGEHKAMLVLFASGRAMQQFLTHVTDLRLMLLVQGDQPRYRLVELHRQRVQAGETSVLIGLQSFAEGLDLKGELLTQVHIHKIAFPPVDSPVVVTEGEWLKSLNRYPFEVQSLPSASFNLIQQVGRLIRSHACYGEIVIYDRRLLSKRYGERLLAALPVFPIEQPDAPEAKVIITTPKHTVRRKRVSKK
- the ybiB gene encoding DNA-binding protein YbiB — protein: MDYRKIIKEIGRGKNHARDLDFDTARGLYSHMLKGEVPELELGGVLIALRIKGEGEAEMLGFYEAMKQHVITLTPPSGKPMPIVIPSYNGARKQANLTPLLALLLNKLGYPVVVHGVSEDPTRVLTETIFTLLGIEPTRHAGQAQAKLESHHPVYLPIGALCPPMENQLAMRWRMGVRNSAHTLAKLATPFEENAALRLASVSHPEYVPKVAKFFADIGGRGLLMHGTEGEVYANPLRCPQITLIDGQGTRIVSERQAEHEGVALPSGKDPEVTARWIERCVAGVEPVPQSLKIQMACCLVATGEAATLEAGLARVAEVF
- the ybiJ gene encoding DUF1471 family protein YbiJ translates to MKTIKYAVAAIALSTLSFGAFAAQSVNEAQAQNLNKIGVVSATGATTLDGLEAKLAAKAEAAGASSYAITSANTEGQMSGTAVIYK
- a CDS encoding helix-turn-helix domain-containing protein, coding for MEIKLHSNATTTPRTRKYIQESAKTDGELAEELNISVDTVRRWRKRDDCYDKSHRPNTIHRALSHEQESMLVFLRVRLALSLDELLEAARLLIQQGISRASVSRMLQNWQQSRMAKPTLSQTPGHIVLDSFPLPEIISHKQGELLVFSERTSGYMAVALRERGSEEVPEPLVGFLREGLPLTVLSLTAKSCPFTQKLAGALDVPLHAAAQENWLEKAGQGNYQQPLETLLNGERFDKRLGLGAVLLEFEDLLNKRIIRSRLKNLTPEAWLKLHHPNR
- a CDS encoding leucyl aminopeptidase — encoded protein: MKCRLVSPDAAFNNAHLILWDTSLSRWPNALQPLLEEMSAHDEPQTTIFGLQGICERLSLLPSAEIAQPAVLRQLLSAVETLLPSPVLQPVALDLAGFNLADETTFIRLRTLLIALFNRFYQLPQLGYREDERQSNGELWLITEPNNALARRLASQAEAIAQGMLLSRQLADLPALDCRPQDVALQAETWASQHPQTQCEILDEQAIFDHGLGCLHATGKGSVNPPRLVTLRWQGAHEESPVYALIGKGITFDTGGMWLKEGEGMRTMKYDMCGAAVVFGMMETVKRLNLPINVVAVMALAENMPGSTAMMPGDVVRSHAGASVEIINTDAEGRLVLADALSYAAARFKPAEMIDVATLTGAVVKALGYDISGLMSNNEALSQRLQQAGNLTQDRVWPLPLDESFDGQVKSAIADYTNTPPNNAAIAVSAAQFLSKFCHQRPWAHLDVSGTALSRGKFTQASGRPAHLLTQYFLSLCEGK